ATGGCCTTCGCGTCCGAGGCGTTCCGCAAGGTCCTCGTCCCAGGCTACCGGTTCATGCCGACCAAGAAGAACTGGCTGTCGTGGAAGCTGGACAGAGATATTCGCCGGAGCCTGACGAGGCTCATCGGCCGGCGCAGCGACGAGGCGGCCGCCGTGGAAGCCGAGGGCGAGAAGGCCGGCACCGGGAGCTTCCGCGACTTGCTCGGGCTCATGATCAATGCCAGCCAGAGCACGAGGCGGGCGCCGGTGGGCAAGGCGATCCCGGTACATGACATGGTGGAGGAGTGCAAGACGTTCTTCTTCGCCGGGAAGCAGACGACGACGAACCTCCTGACGTGGGCCACCGTGCTCCTGGCCATGCACCCAGAGTGGCAAGAGCGCGCCCGCCGCGAGGTCCTCGACGTCTGCGGCTCCGACGATCCCTCCAAGGAGCACCTCCCCAAGCTGAAAACGGTACGTCCCAGTCCCAGTCCCAGCGCAACTCTGCCACCTCGATTCCGATTCGCCATCTGCAGGAGAAATTTCAAACTCGCCGCAGGCAGAAGGGCGTTCTCGTCATTTTTCTTTAAGCGCGCGCTGACACACAGTGCATGTTCCATGTGTTTCTCACGACAGCTGGGCATGATCATAAACGAGACGCTCCGGCTGTACCCGCCGGCGGTTGCCACCATCCGGCGCGCCAAGGCCGACGTCCGGCTGTCTGACGGGTGCATGATCCCGCGCGACATGGAGCTGCTGATCCCGATCATGGCCATCCACCACGACGCCCGGTACTGGGGCCAGGACGCGGCGCAGTTCAACCCGGCGCGGTTCGCCAACGGGGCGGCCAGGGCGGCGAAGCACCCGCTGGCCTTCATACCATTCGGGCTCGGGTCCCGGATGTGCGTGGGCCAGAACCTGGCGCGCCTGGAGGCCAAGCTCACCATGGCCATCCTTCTGCAGCGGTTCGACATCCGGACGTCGCCCAACTATGTGCACGCGCCCACGGTGCTCATGCTCCTCTACCCGCAGTACGGGGCGCCGTTGATCTTCCGCCCGCTGGCATCGCGGCCGTCGCCGGGTTCCTCTCCCTGTCCCAGCACCGAATCCTTGTGTCAAAACTGACAGTTGAAGGAGATGTTTCCACTAGACTAGGAAAGAAGAAGGGTAGGAAGAGGTGCGGGTCACCACCATGGATGGCCCTCCAACGAAAATCATAGTCATAGGACAAGCCTGGCTAGGATGACCCAAACGCCCCTCACCCTCTAGTGTACATATGTGAGTCCAAGTGATAGAAAGAGCCAAGAATCACTAACCTTTTGTCCTGGCCTGTGTGTGGACTGGGACCCGCCAGGTTGCCAAAAATGCCCTCCTTAACAGACCGGATCAGGGCCAGCCTTTTTTAAGATTTGATGACACACAAGAGAAaggcccccaccccacccccacctcctttccttttgttgtgttgcCAATGGCTTCTGGTGTATGTAGTATTTGTACAGATGTTTATTCCATCATCATCGTCGGGAAGAAAAGAAGTGAAAAATGGTGTCATGTTTATAATTTCCTTGGAACCCTGTGTCTACCCTACGCGCGGCATTCTCTTTTGCCGGTCTCTCCACTGTTTTGGTCGGTGATCCTTTATCCATTATAGAAAAAATATACTTCATCTGTcaactaatataaaagcgtttataTCATTACTTTTTTTAAACCGGACAAACCCCTTTCCATTACTTATCATAACGGAAATACAAAGTTTgacaaaagaaaactaaaaaaggGGAGCGAGTTCAAAGCATTTTTGAAAAACCCACCGTAGGCACTCGTTCTCGAGCAGCCTACCGCAGGGCGAAAACCCAAAAACACCTATCCACCGCAACGAAAAAAAAAGTCTAAAATCCACCAGTCACACTACATGAAAACAAGTCTAACACCAACATAGAACATAGCCTGATTCACTTTGAAATCAACTAATACTtccacgcggggggggggggggggggggatggcaaACTAAAACCACCTGACCACAGAAGCCATGCACCATCATCACTGTGCACCATCTGGCGCAGCACAAATTCACATCAAGTTAGTTGCATTGATCTTCAGCATCTTAGCCCCTCGCTCCATAGCCTCCCGATCTTTCCCTGCCAGTAAACCTGTCCAGTATGTAAGGAGACCACAAGCCGTATATATCACATCGAAGGGGGAACTCAATTTTTTGTTCTCAAAGATAGCACGGTTACGACAATTCCACAATGCCCAACACACAACAGCAAGACCACAAGTATTACTTTAATGATCTAAACGCTTGTAGTGATGATCTAAATGTTTTTTTATTAGTTAATAGAGGGAGTACTTGCCTAATTAACAATCCCTATCCGGCCTAATGACTCACTTTTGTTAAAAATACAACTAGAAAATAGGAAATCCAAGGAAATTCAAAGCTTGCGAGAGGTTTTTGTTAGTCTAATTTTAGAAAATGTCTTTTGGAGCTCGGCCTTCATGTAGGCTGATTTTTAAAAAACTTAAAATTcatcaaaattcatatttttatatttcaaaatATCTGAGAAAAAATAAAGATATACATAAAGACATGGCACATATGTATGTAAATTTTTAGAACGAAATATGTTGAAATAAGGTTTGTGTAAAAAAGACAGATTTAtggtttttaacacatgatactattcatctcAAAAGTATACGGATTTGTTCTTTTTTCAGACATCACATCTAAAAGTATTTCATACTGATTTTTACACACATATATACATTTCATCTTTTTGTACTTGCATATTTTTTCAAATGTTTTTGAAATCAGAAAGTTGaaattttgaatattttaaaaataaaagacttcatagaggccgagctccaaaacgCCCTACTCTCTAATTTTGTGCTTGTGCGGCCCACTCAACTTTCATACGAAAACTAGGTactactacttcctccgtcctaaaataaatgtcctaaaatttataTTAAGTTAGTATAAATTTATATCAAATTAACGATATttcttttggaacggagggagtattatttattTGTGAAAGAGCACAAGCTGAATCGAGAGTGGAAATTTAGGGTGGGGCCGGCAGCCAAATCCTGGTGGGCATACCCAGGGGGAGACTCTGCCTGTCGTCGGGGGCTAGCTGTCACTGCCGCAAGGAGCATTCCCAACGGTTATGCAAACGGACAACGGAGGAAGTAGTACCTCGTGGCTGGGCCGGAGGGAGAGGCACGCAGTAGCTCTCGTGCTGCTCACCGAAAAAAACGGTGAGCGCCGCGCCGTCTGTGGTTTTTTACCGGTCCGACTCATGCATGGGGGCATGCCAAACCCCCGGTCCTTCGCGGTCTGAGCATTTCTGCGCCCCTCAGCCACGGTGGGAACGTGtttttttttttctccttttcttttaaAGATGGTGTGCGCTGAGTTAGGCGAGCTACTGCGTTGAGATTTACTACCTGGAACGCGTATGGACCTTTTTTTAGGTGCGTTTGTCGCCATCGACGTCCTTGTTGTGGCTTCCAAATCCAAGCGTATATATACACGCGATTTAGACTGCGTTCGGTATCAAGGTGGATTGTGACAATTCAGTTTTTGAACCCCCAAATCTGTCAAGACGTCACTACGGTGCTTCATTTGTCCTTACTTCGAATGCTAGGATTTGCTAATGTTATTTGTATGTGAATCGCCCGATGAGTCATTGTGTAAAGAAATAGGAAGCCTGTTATGTCTAAACACGGAATCTGGAACCATGCATATTTAATCCAATTTTTATAAGTTGCTCTCCGATGACAACTTGGTTCGatagaaaataaatgaaaatGTGGCCCAACTCCCTCCTGCTCCCGCCATCGACCACTAGCTGTCAAGTTGATGTCGTCATAGCACGGATCCTactttttttcttttcaaaacgaAGGAAAAGATTTGCCTCATCCATTAAATTAAGGAAGAATAGAGTTTTATAAGTGGGCACAACAGGCCCTGACAATTACTCACATAGAACAATTTGCCATAATTTCTTAGCGTCGGCGGTAACCCAAAGGTTGCCCTCGTCCAAAGCGCCCTTGAGCAAATTTTGCGGTGGAGCACTCTTGTGACGAAAGATTGTCGTGTTTCGCTCATTCCAAATGATCCTCGAAACAT
This genomic stretch from Hordeum vulgare subsp. vulgare chromosome 6H, MorexV3_pseudomolecules_assembly, whole genome shotgun sequence harbors:
- the LOC123401830 gene encoding cytochrome P450 734A2-like, which produces MGDEMEAAAWAWRGWMTWRAAVVLLSAWLALHVAARVVDALWWRPRRLEAHFAAQGVRGPPYRFLLGSVKEMVGLMVEASSKPMSPPTSHNALPRVLAFYHYWRKIYGPTFLIWFGPTPRLTVAEPELIREIFLTRADAFDRYEAHPVVRQLEGDGLVSLHGDKWARHRRVLGDAFYPDNLNRLVPHVGKSVSALAEKWREMAAADGSGEVEVDVAEWFQEVTEEAITRATFGGSYNDGRVVFAMQSQLMAFASEAFRKVLVPGYRFMPTKKNWLSWKLDRDIRRSLTRLIGRRSDEAAAVEAEGEKAGTGSFRDLLGLMINASQSTRRAPVGKAIPVHDMVEECKTFFFAGKQTTTNLLTWATVLLAMHPEWQERARREVLDVCGSDDPSKEHLPKLKTLGMIINETLRLYPPAVATIRRAKADVRLSDGCMIPRDMELLIPIMAIHHDARYWGQDAAQFNPARFANGAARAAKHPLAFIPFGLGSRMCVGQNLARLEAKLTMAILLQRFDIRTSPNYVHAPTVLMLLYPQYGAPLIFRPLASRPSPGSSPCPSTESLCQN